From one Branchiostoma floridae strain S238N-H82 chromosome 3, Bfl_VNyyK, whole genome shotgun sequence genomic stretch:
- the LOC118410803 gene encoding sia-alpha-2,3-Gal-beta-1,4-GlcNAc-R:alpha 2,8-sialyltransferase-like, which yields MAPRGLLRYIAVFVGSVFLLSLLAMLHRVHDNDKVSKKSGKAILGGGTLRQISKEERKPEIQKHLYIGDSDDILTVQSAFNISDFGEDQGESLVANQNLSMYDGDPFDETVTSEGLLVTKIPKQPPWALNMTEVAIAKKGLRKYFNVVKRISLTKKDVQPGTIMHFDQSPENYVFSISPMLYDLLPERSPLQGMHHRKCAVIGNSGILLDSGCGNEINKADFVFRCNFAPTQGYEKDVGTKTNFTTFNGSILQYRFKYLATEKERQKFLKFVQALGDAIFWMPVFTYHTNAIPVRILTDFFWENRNKTNVKLAWLGNALKWINGYWRVKHQFKAYRLTSGVFMYTVAQAICDEIHLYGFYPFHEDEEGQPIPYHYYEPKDVNQTYSKVHKMDAEHLVLRNLHTKGVLKLTTKKCDPQGSWDIDKYEKVGPFPYRIPPKIRTNL from the exons ATGGCACCGCGGGGGTTGCTGCGGTACATAGCGGTGTTTGTCGGCTCTGTTTTCTTACTGAGTCTGCTGGCAATGCTGCACAGAGTCCATGACAACGACAAGGTATCGAAGAAAAGCGGGAAAGCAATTTTGGGAGGAGGTACATTAAG ACAAATCAGCAAGGAAGAGAGGAAACCAGAAATCCAAAAGCATCTATACATCGGAGACAG TGATGACATCCTCACAGTTCAATCCGCCTTCAACATCTCGGACTTCGGGGAAGACCAGGGCGAGTCACTTGTGGCCAATCAGAACCTGTCAATGTACGATGGCGACCCTTTTGATGAGACAGTGACCAGTGAGGGTCTGCTGGTCACCAAAATCCCCAAACAGCCTCCCTGGGCACTCAACATGACAGAGGTGGCCATCGCAAA GAAAGGTCTTCGGAAGTACTTCAATGTGGTGAAAAGAATAAGTCTGACAAAAAAGGATGTCCAACCGGGTACCATCATGCACTTTGACCAGTCTCCGGAGAACTACGTCTTCTCCATCTCCCCGATGCTGTATGACCTCTTACCGGAGAGGTCACCGCTCCAAGGCATGCACCATCGGAAATGCGCTGTGATCGGGAACAGTGGCATCCTGTTGGACAGCGGCTGTGGGAATGAAATCAACAAGGCAGACTTTGTGTTCCGCTGCAACTTTGCACCAACACAAGGGTATGAGAAAGATGTGGGCACCAAGACTAACTTTACTACCTTCAATGGCAGCATCCTCCAGTACAG GTTCAAGTACCTTGCCACAGAAAAGGAGAGGCAGAAGTTCCTGAAGTTTGTTCAGGCGCTGGGGGATGCCATCTTCTGGATGCCTGTCTTCACGTATCACACCAACGCCATCCCTGTACGCATCCTCACCGACTTCTTCTGGGAGAACCGCAACAAGACCAACGTCAAGTTGGCATGGCTGGGCAACGCCCTGAAATGGATCAATGG GTACTGGAGAGTGAAACACCAGTTCAAGGCCTACCGCCTGACCTCCGGTGTGTTCATGTACACTGTGGCACAGGCCATCTGTGATGAGATCCACCTCTACGGCTTCTACCCCTTCCATGAAGATGAGGAGGGGCAACCCATCCCCTACCACTACTACGAACCAAAGGATGTCAACCAGACCTACAGTAAGGTCCACAAAATGGACGCCGAACACTTGGTCCTCAGAAACCTCCATACTAAAGGTGTCCTGAAGCTGACAACGAAAAAGTGCGACCCACAGGGCTCATGGGATATCGACAAATATGAAAAAGTGGGGCCATTTCCGTATAGAATACCACCAAAGATAAGAACAAACCTATAG